The following proteins are co-located in the Phaeodactylum tricornutum CCAP 1055/1 chromosome 2, whole genome shotgun sequence genome:
- a CDS encoding predicted protein, with product MGALVPPQNVSTSAERICCIHFHPLGKYVGVLHSSSKNIDVYLIRNLQDSSKKRQRRLRRRHEKEKRKTNDGTSKSGQKRGILDDPNSSSDEQGDGALLESSIMDPELMKASDEFEYVTTVHASQKVRGFAFLRNKEKGELARVVCVLSSNALETHMLERKKGSENVSLVLSSKVATLDMHGHPSGIRAVVLSSDDNLVCTISKSVAKIWNVTSRNVIQSVSPTILSSRKGKKLSCYGLCAAFLPGNTHIIVGTREGHLLIIDISAGDVVDSEENAHDGAIWSLDIRRPNASDTSIALATGSADKTVKFWEIESAADDEGGIPIIVLSRTIKMTDDVVAVRYSNLIERSKRMVFVSTLDCTVKVFFDDSLKLFLNLYGHKLPALAVDASDDDILLATSGADKTIKLWGLDFGDTHRTLHGHEDSITDVRFVTRTHNFFSTSKDGTVRYWDGDRFQQILVLKGHCAEVNCLALSRTGAFVLTGAMDRQVRVWERTNDIVFLDEERERALETAFEKVSSRDEGGTAGILDRRSDIDDDEGQHDEPQSEAAVKQSIMSVSGGDRIMDGLEQADTELESFRKGQESWGKRSPNPMLLGLEPAQYVLWILRSIKNSELEQSLLVLSLSHIERLFFYLTNLLRDGQGVELCSRVGIFLIKTHQNQLLASRSLATPICEVRRLTRLRLSEARDMVGYNLAALRMIARVSSNGKKSFLPDDSQSPEDIWAGLGLGSDVAAALKGRSRKRKD from the exons ATGGGAGCTCTGGTACCGCCCCAAAACGTTTCGACTTCTGCTGAGAGGATTTGCTGTATCCACTTTCACCCATTAGGAAAATATGTTGGTGTTTTACACAGCagctcaaaaaatattgATGTTTACCTCATTCGAAATCTACAAGACAGCAGTAAGAAACGCCAACGCCGTCTACGACGCCgtcatgaaaaagaaaagagaaAGACTAACGATGGAACGAGTAAGAGCGGACAGAAAAGAGGCATCCTCGACGAtccaaactcttcttctGACGAACAAGGCGACGGTGCTTTGCTGGAGTCCAGCATTATGGACCCTGAACTCATGAAGGCGTCCGATGAATTTGAATATGTTACGACAGTGCATGCAAGTCAGAAAGTGCGAGGTTTTGCATTTCTCcgcaacaaagaaaaaggcgaacTGGCCCGTGTAGTTTGTGTGTTGTCGAGCAACGCTCTTGAGACGCATATGCTGGAACGAAAAAAGGGGAG CGAAAATGTAAGCTTAGTACTTTCCAGCAAAGTTGCCACGCTAGATATGCACGGTCATCCATCAGGAATTCGTGCTGTTGTCCTTTCTTCCGATGACAACTTGGTCTGCACTATCTCGAAAAGTGTCGCAAAGATTTGGAATGTGACCTCAAGGAATGTTATTCAATCTGTTTCACCGACCATTTTGTCGTCGAGGAAAGGGAAAAAATTGTCATGCTATGGGTTATGTGCTGCGTTTCTTCCTGGCAATACGCATATTATCGTCGGAACGAGGGAAGGCCACTTACTCATTATTGACATCTCTGCTGGCGATGTGGTTGATTCGGAAGAAAACGCCCACGATGGTGCGATATGGAGTCTTGACATTCGTCGGCCGAACGCTTCGGATACATCCATTGCGCTGGCTACTGGCTCGGCAGATAAGACTGTAAAGTTCTGGGAAATTGAGAGTGCAGCCGACGATGAAGGGGGCATTCCTATAATTGTACTCAGTCGCACCATCAAGATGACAGATGATGTTGTCGCGGTAAGATACTCAAATTTGATAGAGCGTTCAAAGCGCATGGTGTTTGTGTCGACGCTAGACTGTACCGTCAAAGTCTTTTTTGACGATTCGCTCAAGTTATTCTTGAATTTATACGGTCACAAGCTACCTGCGTTGGCTGTCGATGCCAGCGATGATGACATACTTCTGGCAACTTCGGGTGCAGACAAGACCATCAAACTTTGGGGCTTAGACTTCGGGGACACCCATCGGACGCTTCATGGTCACGAAGACTCCATTACCGACGTACGCTTTGTCACCCGAACTCACAACTTCTTTAGCACGAGCAAAGATGGAACTGTCAGGTATTGGGACGGAGATCGGTTCCAACAGATTCTTGTTTTGAAAGGACATTGCGCCGAGGTCAACTGTTTGGCGTTGAGCAGAACTGGGGCTTTTGTGTTGACAGGAGCCATGGATCGCCAGGTGCGTGTGTGGGAGCGTACTAACGACATTGtatttttggacgaagaaCGTGAAAGAGCGCTTGAGACGGCTTTTGAGAAAGTTAGTAGTCGTGACGAAGGAGGTACAGCTGGCATTCTCGATCGAAGGAGTGATatcgacgatgatgaaggacAGCATGATGAGCCGCAAAGTGAGGCAGCTGTTAAGCAAAGCATAATGAGTGTATCCGGAGGTGATAGGATAATGGATGGGTTAGAACAGGCAGACACTGAACTCGAATCCTTCAGAAAAGGTCAAGAATCTTGGGGAAAACGTTCTCCCAATCCAATGCTTCTAGGGCTCGAACCTGCGCAGTACGTTCTATGGATACTACGGTCGATTAAGAATTCTGAACTCGAACAGAGTTTGCTTGTATTGTCTCTGAGTCACATTGAACGCTTATTTTTCTACTTGACAAATTTGCTTCGAGACGGCCAAGGAGTTGAACTTTGCTCTCGAGTTGGCATCTTTCTTATCAAAACCCATCAAAACCAA CTCCTTGCAAGCCGCTCTCTTGCGACGCCCATTTGCGAGGTTCGACGTCTTACTCGTCTGCGACTGTCAGAAGCCCGGGATATGGTTGGGTATAATCTGGCTGCTTTGAGAATGATTGCCAGAGTATCATCCAATGGAAAGAAATCATTCTTACCTGACGACAGTCAATCCCCCGAAGATATTTGGGCAGGACTTGGGCTTGGCAGTGATGTTGCCGCTGCACTGAAAGGCCGGTCAAGGAAGAGAAAGGATTGA
- a CDS encoding predicted protein — translation LAIVGYVFTDRLVPHIKSYTLRKGIAGKDLGKRGTSIADKDVPEALGIVAGAVFLVCLIFCLVGYAAWHPSKLLDMNSALLSICFMLFLGFTDDVLDWPWRYKLFLPSVASLPLLCCYNGSTSIVVPIPMRSWLWHDKSATLLGHLGFLYLLYMGLLAVFCTNAINIYAGINGLEAGQSYIIGCAVLVHNLLEIRFHNNLEENHLFSVMVMLSFVGVTLGLLKHNWFPASVFVGDTFCYFAGMTFAVVGILGHFSKTLLLFFIPQVINFVWSVPQLFKFVPCPRHRLPAINADTGLMEPSTFPCQPHEYRILKRHPNDTTVPNMTVINLCLQLVGPMSERSLCILLLALQTLSCGLGMLCRYYIANFFFDD, via the exons CTTGCTATAGTCGGTTATGTCTTTACAGATCGGCTTGTCCCCCACATAAAGAGCTACACGTTGCGAAAGGGAATCGCAGGGAAAGATTTGGGCAAACGAGGGACTTCAATTGCCGATAAAGATGT ACCCGAAGCCCTCGGTATCGTCGCAGGTGCCGTATTTCTCGTATGTTTAATATTTTGCTTGGTAGGGTATGCCGCTTGGCATCCCAGCAAGTTGTTGGATATGAACTCGGCATTGCTCTCGATATGTTTCATGCTATTTTTGGGCTTTACGGACGACGTGCTAGATTGGCCGTGGCGCTACAAGCTCTTTCTACCCAGCGTCGCTTCTCTTCCACTTTTATGTTGCTACAATGGAAGCACCTCGATTGTTGTTCCCATTCCTATGCGCTCTTGGCTTTGGCATGACAAATCTGCAACCTTATTGGGGCAT CTCGGCTTCCTGTATCTGTTGTATATGGGTTTGTTAGCAGTCTTTTGCACGAACGCCATCAACATTTACGCCGGTATCAACGGGTTGGAAGCGGGGCAATCGTATATAATTGGCTGTGCCGTGTTGGTCCACAACCTGCTCGAAATTCGATTCCACAACAATCTGGAAGAAAACCATTTGTTTTCCGTCATGGTCATGTTAAGTTTTGTCGGAGTCACATTGGGATTGCTCAAACACAATTGGTTTCCAGCATCCGTCTTTGTGGGCGACACCTTTTGTTATTTTGCCGGTATGACATTTGCTGTTGTAGGTATTCTGGGGCATTTCTCCAAGACTCTTTTGCTGTTTTTTATTCCACAAGTCATCAATTTTGTGTGGTCTGTTCCTCAATTGTTCAAATTTGTCCCGTGTCCCAGGCACCGACTGCCCGCCATCAACGCTGACACGGGTCTGATGGAGCCATCCACCTTTCCTTGCCAACCACACGAATATCGAATACTGAAACGTCATCCCAACGATACAACGGTGCCAAACATGACCGTCATTAACCTTTGCCTACAACTGGTGGGCCCCATGAGTGAGCGGTCGTTGTGTATTTTACTGCTCGCTCTACAAACTTTATCGTGTGGGCTCGGAATGCTCTGTCGGTACTACATTGCCaacttctttttcgacgatTGA
- a CDS encoding predicted protein — translation MSAPSASNGRQSGRSQSESLIHSMVSGDRAHVGGLLCNDPAGLCLATRGNMGNEDSGTYTNLVRLASQLQPDSKESSSDGAIYAAPLITIETESSAILVKEYDGHAVAIRVPKAEACVKDGATSMDSEASS, via the coding sequence ATGAGTGCTCCATCGGCAAGCAACGGAAGGCAATCGGGACGCAGCCAATCGGAATCATTAATTCATTCAATGGTCTCGGGTGACAGGGCTCACGTGGGGGGGCTTTTGTGCAACGATCCTGCGGGGCTGTGTCTCGCCACGAGAGGGAATATGGGCAACGAGGACTCCGGAACGTATACAAACTTGGTTAGACTGGCTTCTCAGTTACAACCAGATTCTAAAGAGTCGTCTTCGGATGGTGCAATATACGCGGCTCCGTTGATAACTATCGAAACTGAGAGCTCGGCAATTTTGGTAAAGGAATACGACGGACATGCCGTCGCGATTCGGGTACCAAAGGCGGAAGCATGTGTTAAAGACGGAGCAACAAGTATGGACAGTGAAGCGTCGTCCTGA
- a CDS encoding predicted protein yields the protein YDYIICGGGLAGCVLAERLSQDESKRVLVLEAGGSDYKSLFIRIPAGVLRLFRSKYDWQHETGGEKGCNGRNVFLQRGKILGGSSCTNVCLHHRGSAEDYNSWNIPGWTATDVLPFFKQSQKDETGRDATFHGADGEWVMDEVRYQNPLSKLFLEVGEAAGLGTNDDFNNWSHPQDGVGRFQVSEVNGERCSGATAFLSKAAKRSNVIVRTGTMVRRIDFDETKTAKGITYDLMGDDTCTVPCLKEGGEVLVTGGAIASPQLLMCSGIGPGKHLRSLGIPVVHDNSAVGENLQDHPAAVVSFKTPQKGVSVTSKLRLFGKTNPIPVFQWLFFKSGLLTSTGCDHGAFVRTSDSLEQPDLQIRFLAARALGPDGMTTYTKFRTMKTVEDGYSFQSVACRAKSKGRIRLSSSNSHVKPMIDGGYLSNQDDLATLRAGIKLGRMLGNRPEWGEYLGQEVYPGPDVQTDEEIDEYIRNSLHTANALTGTCKMGTGRGAVVGPDLRVIGVNGVRVADSSVFPCIPGGQTATPTVMIADRAAVFVR from the exons TACGACTACATTATCTGCGGGGGAGGGTTGGCTGGGTGCGTTTTGGCTGAACGCCTTTCGCAGGACGAGTCCAAGCGTGTGCTCGTACTAGAGGCTGGCGGCTCGGACTACAAAAGTCTTTTCATCAGGATTCCGGCTGGAGTCTTACGGCTCTTTCGCAGTAAATACGATTGGCAACATGAAACGGGCGGTGAAAAGGGTTGCAACGGACGGAATGTGTTTTTGCAACGCGGCAAG ATTCTCGGCGGATCTTCGTGCACCAATGTATGTCTGCATCACCGTGGGTCAGCGGAAGATTACAACAGCTGGAACATTCCCGGGTGGACGGCTACTGATGTGCTTCCTTTCTTCAAGCAATCACAAAAGGATGAGACGGGCCGGGATGCCACGTTCCACGGTGCGGATGGGGAGTGGGTCATGGATGAGGTGCGATACCAAAATCCATTGAGCAAGTTATTCCTGGAGGTAGGGGAGGCAGCTGGCCTCGGAACCAATGATGATTTCAACAACTGGTCGCATCCGCAGGATGGCGTTGGGCGCTTCCAGGTTTCAGAAGTAAACGGAGAACGATGTTCGGGAGCCACAGCATTTCTAAGTAAAGCGGCCAAGCGCTCAAATGTCATAGTTCGAACTGGCACTATGGTGAGAAGGATCGACTTTGATGAGACAAAAACAGCGAAAGGGATTACCTACGATTTGATGGGCGATGACACATGTACGGTAC CTTGTTTGAAAGAGGGTGGCGAAGTGCTGGTGACAGGTGGAGCAATTGCATCCCCTCAGCTTCTCATGTGCTCCGGAATTGGACCTGGCAAGCACTTACGGTCGCTGGGCATTCCAGTAGTCCACGACAACTCGGCAGTTGGTGAGAACCTGCAGGATCACCCAGCTGCTGTCGTTTCCTTTAAAACCCCTCAAAAGGGAGTTTCTGTTACTTCTAAATTGCGGCTCTTCGGTAAGACAAACCCCATTCCAGTCTTCCAGTGGCTATTTTTTAAAAGTGGTCTTTTGACCTCCACTGGATGCGATCATGGCGCTTTCGTTCGGACATCGGATTCACTCGAACAACCGGACTTGCAGATTAGATTCTTGGCAGCTCGCGCTCTTGGACCCGACGGAATGACCACGTATACCAAATTCCGTACGATGAAAACAGTTGAAGATGGTTATTCGTTCCAGAGTGTTGCATgtcgagcaaaaagcaaGGGAAGGATCCGGTTATCTTCTTCCAACTCGCACGTAAAGCCTATGATTGATGGCGGATACCTCTCTAACCAGGATGATCTTGCCACACTACGTGCTGGTATCAAGCTTGGACGTATGCTCGGTAACCGACCGGAATGGGGCGAGTACCTTGGTCAAGAGGTGTATCCAGGGCCAGATGTGCAAACGGATGAAGAGATTGACGAATACATTCGTAACTCGCTCCATACCGCCAATGCTTTAACGGGGACATGCAAAATGGGAACGGGTCGTGGGGCTGTTGTTGGGCCCGATCTACGTGTAATTGGGGTCAATGGTGTACGTGTGGCGGATTCATCTGTCTTCCCCTGCATTCCAGGAGGACAAACGGCAACACCGACCGTCATGATAGCGGATCGGGCCgctgtttttgttcgg
- a CDS encoding predicted protein: MGKKAKTGKGKERAQSRKLDKADLPPPPAPVHDELGSAKLLDEPKVPGSGYKALDREGYDDGGVADLTLVIDLEDSVLRRKRGENAYFTALKSDLLPRVTTAHYASMTRRDQKIKLAKLLFSEEDEDEDDTNPSEVYTEAVFDADDEASKKRRLERLNSAKFALRLSTVLREPACASLSLSEISKRYLSCYGKEYAEAALRCADKAIEIASDGFYDMDNIAIEANENPTMDPKYEQNATYPGLSHPTTLKLQALRVSQLCLRSAYLHRGNALAALDRNDEARESYEKVLPMLENEPRCGRLDWERSSIFVNIGNTFSRQGNYAKANEQYDIAEKLGKEHLETKEGNHADGMGIMIVGMRARSFALKKAGKDDDGKKQMREVLELQKKLNVELENQKEKQKAEAEAAQEAAQAKQQMAVQ; this comes from the exons ATGGgcaagaaagcgaaaactGGAAAAGGAAAGGAGCGTGCCCAGAGTCGCAAGTTAGACAAGGCGGATCTACCTCCTCCACCAGCTCCCGTCCACGACGAA CTTGGTTCTGCCAAGTTGTTGGACGAGCCCAAGGTCCCCGGTAGCGGCTACAAAGCTCTGGATCGTGAGGGATACGACGATGGAGGTGTGGCTGACTTGACGTTAGTTATTGACCTAGAGGACAGTGTCCTACGTCGCAAACGCGGTGAAAATGCTTACTTTACCGCTCTCAAGTCTGACTTGCTGCCCCGCGTGACAACGGCGCATTACGCATCGATGACCCGTCGTGACCAAAAGATCAAGCTCGCTAAGCTACttttttcggaagaagatgaggATGAGGATGATACTAATCCGTCGGAGGTGTATACGGAAGCCGTCTTTGAtgcggacgacgaagcaAGCAAAAAACGCCGCTTGGAACGTTTAAACTCGGCCAAGTTCGCCCTTCGGCTTAGTACAGTTCTCCGGGAACCTGCATGCGCCAGTCTTAGTCTCTCCGAGATCAGCAAGCGTTACCTTAGCTGCTATGGAAAGGAATACGCCGAGGCGGCACTTCGTTGCGCCGATAAGGCTATTGAAATTGCGTCCGATGGTTTCTATGATATGGATAACATTGCGATCGAG GCCAACGAGAACCCGACAATGGATCCTAAGTATGAACAAAATGCTACGTACCCTGGTCTCTCGCACCCCACCACTCTAAAGCTTCAGGCGCTCCGTGTTTCGCAGCTTTGTTTGCGATCCGCCTACCTTCACCGCGGTAACGCTCTCGCGGCTTTGGATCGCAATGACGAAGCCCGGGAAAGTTACGAAAAGGTTCTCCCCATGCTGGAAAACGAGCCTCGCTGTGGACGCCTAGATTGGGAACGAAGTTCAATTTTCGTCAATATCGGGAATACATTCAGTCGTCAGGGCAATTACGCTAAGGCCAACGAACAGTACGATATTGCTGAAAAGCTTGGTAAGGAACACCTGGAGACGAAAGAGGGCAACCACGCCGATGGTATGGGCATAATGATTGTCGGTATGCGCGCTCGGTCATTTGCACTGAAAAAGGCAGGTAAGGACGATGATGGCAAGAAGCAAATGCGGGAGGTCCTTGAATTGCAGAAGAAGCTTAATGTCGAACTGGAGAAtcaaaaggaaaaacaaaaagccgAGGCAGAAGCTGCTCAGGAAGCTGCACAAGCCAAACAGCAGATGGCTGTCCAATAA
- a CDS encoding predicted protein yields MPYLDAVIKESMRLYPVAPFVVRRLPFDVPIRESDVSVTLPAGSLACIWIYSLHRNPKFWNRPDDFDPSRWLRSADDPQRDLGVSCPGAYLPFALGPRNCVGQPLAHIILRVLLSRIIHRFRIRDERVE; encoded by the coding sequence ATGCCTTACTTGGATGCCGTAATCAAAGAATCCATGAGGCTGTATCCGGTCGCACCATTTGTGGTACGGCGTCTTCCCTTTGATGTTCCCATTCGAGAGAGCGATGTTTCCGTCACGCTACCTGCCGGTTCACTCGCTTGTATTTGGATCTACAGCCTGCATCGAAATCccaaattttggaatcgcCCGGACGATTTTGATCCTTCTCGGTGGCTCCGATCTGCTGACGATCCGCAACGGGATTTGGGAGTCTCGTGTCCCGGTGCCTACCTCCCGTTCGCGTTGGGACCGCGCAATTGTGTCGGACAACCTTTGGCGCACATAATTTTGCGGGTCTTGCTCTCGCGGATAATTCATCGATTCCGCATACGAGACGAGCGTGTTGAG
- a CDS encoding predicted protein: MSETKPLVPTTDDAVDHLRRLKAYQPWAFFITFGGYFMSHFSRKCYSTVKQQLQTQAGYSPLVLSEMDTIFMATYAAGNIINGKLGDTFNPTTILAIGLLGSGACLFLINVAIWFDFEGFSQTLGNFFILAVYFLFGFFQATGGPVGTAVMGNWFCDTGSVKNRGTIFGFWTCHQYMGDITAALCTAWVLGIGLPYWWALLIPAIANVAWAFLTAQLVADPYTVGIITPEVRIRQAKHEAKRKEMAELGESVAADEGPQPITYLAALKIPMVAQYAVAFGFFKLTNYVLFFWLPYFLGKAFDPVTANLIAALYSVGMMPGGIIVGYVSDLFGGRRAVVIGVFMCMLIVFLGVFAVYSEAGLSPGALLVMLGCMGILVGGPNNIITSAVAADLASHPSVLGNNKSLGTVTGLINGCGSITASIGLLAVGPLQESYGWGSVWLYLIFCTATGTLLMATKIYSELFPSAANATAVIV; this comes from the exons ATGTCCGAAACCAAACCCCTCGTTCCTACCACGGACGATGCAGTCGACCATCTCCGTCGCTTGAAGGCTTACCAACC ATGGGCCTTTTTTATCACCTTTGGCGGCTACTTCATGTCGCATTTCTCCCGCAAGTGCTATTCCACGGTCAAACAGCAGTTGCAGACGCAGGCAGGCTACTCGCCACTCGTCTTGTCCGAGATGGACACGATCTTTATGGCGACCTACGCCGCCGGAAACATTATCAACGGAAAGCTCGGTGATACCTTCAATCCGACTACCATTCTGGCTATTGGCTTGCTCGGATCCGGAGCCTGCCTTTTCCTCATCAACGTTGCCATTTGGTTTGACTTTGAAGGCTTTTCACAGACCCTCGGTAATTTCTTCATTCTCGCCGTATACTTCTTGTTCGGATTCTTCCAAGCAACGGGTGGTCCCGTAGGAACCGCCGTCATGGGTAACTGGTTCTGTGATACCGGGTCCGTCAAGAATCGTGGGACCATCTTCGGATTCTGGACCTGTCACCAGTATATGGGAGATATCACCGCTGCGCTCTGTACCGCATGGGTGCTCGGTATTGGTTTGCCCTACTGGTGGGCCTTACTCATACCCGCGATTGCAAACGTTGCGTGGGCGTTTTTGACGGCCCAGCTCGTGGCCGACCCCTACACTGTCGGTATCATTACCCCCGAAGTCCGCATCCGCCAAGCCAAACACGAAGCCAAGCGCAAGGAAATGGCCGAACTGGGTGAGAGCGTGGCGGCGGATGAAGGTCCCCAGCCTATCACCTACTTGGCGGCCTTAAAAATCCCCATGGTTGCCCAATACGCCGTTGCCTTTGGATTTTTCAAACTCACCAACTATGTCCTATTCTTCTGGTTACCCTACTTTTTGGGCAAGGCGTTCGACCCCGTCACGGCCAACTTGATCGCGGCACTCTACTCGGTAGGAATGATGCCCGGTGGCATCATCGTCGGATACGTTTCGGATTTGTTTGGAGGACGTCGGGCTGTGGTTATTGGTGTCTTTATGTGCATGCTCATTGTCTTTTTGGGAGTGTTTGCTGTCTACTCTGAGGCAGGCCTGTCGCCTGGGGCCTTACTTGTCATGCTGGGATGCATGGGTATTCTTGTGGGAGG ACCAAACAATATTATCACTTCGGCCGTCGCTGCCGACTTGGCCTCTCATCCTTCGGTGCTCGGTAACAACAAGTCTCTCGGAACCGTCACGGGACTGATTAATGGATGTGGTTCCATTACTGCTTCGATCGGTCTCCTGGCGGTCGGTCCTTTACAAGAATCTTACGGTTGGGGCTCGGTGTGGCTCTACTTGATTTTTTGTACCGCCACGGGTACACTCTTGATGGCAACCAAGATCTATTCCGAATTGTTCCCTTCCGCTGCGAACGCTACAGCCGTGATTGTCTAA
- a CDS encoding predicted protein translates to MVARHSSRNPSRGKKQKEKKVKPTPVPKPESSSDEESFGDEMEHRKDSKGSDSDRNSVSGDDRNEEENVLVGEDEMASNPFFTDENANWLKPKGGKNKLLSSDEEESENEGDDDDDLLEVEKEAQLVDEEMEAERLEADEEMRRTVRLHTSVYHLPTTEELQRDVDRVVPPSEIRSHIESILEVLADFKTRREPGRARKEYIDQLGLFLAEIQGYLPELIEYFLTMFGPAETVEFVNASDKTRPLVIRANTLKTRRKDLAAALMKRGVTLDPLANWSKVGLKIMESPVPIGATPEYLSGMYMLQSAASMCPVLALAPEPKERVLDMSAAPGGKTSYIAQLMRNTGTIVANDLKPERQKATVANMHRLGVKNVIACAHDGRKMGVMFKNRFDRILLDAPCSGLGVISRDPSVKVQRTIADVNQCAHLQKELLLAAIDALKSKGTSGGFMVYSTCSVAVAENEEVVNYALSKRDIKIVDTGLDFGKPGFTRYMQKRFHSSVALTRRFYPHVHNMDGFFVCKIQKLSDSRP, encoded by the coding sequence ATGGTAGCTAGACACTCATCCAGAAATCCAAGTCGAgggaagaagcagaaagaaaagaaagtgaAGCCGACACCTGTTCCTAAGCCTGAAAGTAGCAGCGACGAGGAATCATTCGGAGATGAAATGGAGCACCGCAAGGACAGCAAAGGGAGCGATTCGGATCGTAATTCTGTGAGCGGGGATGATagaaatgaagaagaaaacgtCTTAGTCGGGGAAGATGAAATGGCGTCCAATCCGTTTTTCACCGATGAGAATGCCAATTGGctcaaaccaaaaggtgGAAAGAATAAGTTGCTATcgtccgacgaagaagagtCAGAGAACGAAGgcgatgatgacgatgacctTTTGGAAGTTGAAAAGGAAGCTCAGCTTGtagacgaagaaatggaggCGGAGCGTTTAGAGGCAGACGAGGAAATGCGTCGGACAGTTCGCCTCCACACGTCAGTGTACCATTTGCCAACGACGGAGGAGCTACAACGAGATGTAGACCGAGTGGTCCCTCCATCTGAGATTCGCTCACACATTGAATCAATATTGGAAGTCTTGGCTGATTTCAAAACCCGCCGGGAGCCTGGCCGTGCCCGTAAGGAATACATCGATCAATTGGGTTTATTTTTAGCTGAAATACAGGGGTATCTTCCTGAGTTGATCGAATATTTCCTGACCATGTTTGGACCTGCTGAAACAGTGGAGTTTGTCAACGCATCGGACAAAACAAGACCACTGGTTATCCGGGCCAATACGCTCAAGACGAGAAGAAAGGATCTTGCGGCGGCTTTGATGAAGCGCGGGGTAACATTGGACCCTCTCGCAAATTGGTCCAAGGTTGGACTAAAGATTATGGAAAGTCCAGTCCCTATTGGCGCGACACCCGAATACTTAAGTGGGATGTACATGCTACAAAGTGCGGCATCCATGTGTCCAGTGCTTGCGTTAGCTCCGGAACCCAAGGAGCGGGTTCTAGACATGTCGGCAGCCCCCGGCGGCAAGACATCATACATCGCTCAGCTCATGCGCAATACGGGCACGATTGTGGCCAACGACCTTAAACCGGAACGTCAAAAAGCGACAGTTGCCAACATGCATCGTCTCGGTGTTAAGAACGTGATTGCATGTGCCCATGATGGTCGTAAAATGGGCGTAATGTTTAAGAATCGCTTTGATCGGATATTGTTGGATGCGCCATGTTCTGGACTGGGCGTGATTAGTCGCGATCCTAGTGTCAAGGTCCAGCGCACGATTGCGGATGTCAACCAGTGTGCGCATTTGCAGAAAGAATTGCTTTTGGCAGCAATTGACGCACTCAAGAGCAAAGGCACGTCCGGGGGCTTCATGGTATACTCCACTTGCAGTGTCGCAGTAGCCGAGAATGAAGAAGTGGTGAATTATGCGTTATCCAAGCGAGACATCAAAATTGTGGACACGGGTCTTGATTTTGGTAAACCTGGCTTTACCCGGTACATGCAGAAACGATTTCACTCGTCCGTGGCCTTGACACGTCGATTCTACCCGCACGTACACAACATGGACGGCTTTTTCGTCTGCAAGATCCAAAAATTGAGCGACAGCAGACCT
- a CDS encoding predicted protein has translation MTTESTPLHSNGESEDAAYSLLYLDTIDEIQENWKWILTVGILNLFTGLACLICPWLATQVSELMLVGVIFFSGVLNATAVCFRNSESLSTVYRNHIFLLGIGQIVLAVIMFNHPNTTLTILTLMVAIIFMGIGSLQMAATREQHNLAARGLLFLSGGLTILLSVGILIFMPISRWITIGVLIGTNLINLGSTRIILAFYGRSLSKDDRATNEQWRYYMEANLS, from the coding sequence ATGACAACCGAAAGCACCCCTCTACATAGCAATGGCGAGAGTGAAGATGCCGCCTACTCGCTTCTCTATCTCGACACGATAGACGAGATTCAAGAAAATTGGAAATGGATTTTGACAGTCGGAATTCTCAACCTCTTCACTGGATTGGCTTGTCTGATCTGTCCTTGGCTGGCCACTCAAGTGTCTGAACTTATGCTTGTTGGTGTCATTTTTTTCAGTGGTGTTTTGAATGCGACAGCCGTCTGCTTTAGAAACAGTGAAAGCCTTTCAACTGTCTACCGAAATCACATCTTTTTGTTGGGGATCGGACAGATTGTACTGGCTGTTATCATGTTCAACCACCCAAACACTACGTTAACCATTCTCACTTTAATGGTGGCCATTATTTTCATGGGTATCGGAAGCTTGCAAATGGCGGCGACACGTGAGCAACATAATCTAGCGGCTCGTGGACTTCTGTTTCTGTCGGGCGGCCTGACTATTCTATTGAGTGTTGGTATACTGATTTTCATGCCAATCTCTCGATGGATTACGATCGGCGTCTTGATTGGTACCAACTTGATCAACCTTGGTAGTACTCGAATTATTTTGGCATTCTATGGTCGCAGCTTATCCAAAGACGATCGTGCTACAAACGAACAATGGAGATACTACATGGAAGCAAACTTGTCGTAG